The nucleotide window TCGTGGAAACAGAGATGTAAACCCACAGGATATCAACAGAGATGGCGGAAAAATCTATCGCCTGAATGACGATGGAAGCGTGCCTTCTGATAACCCTTTTGTTGGGAAAGACAGCATTGACGCTATGTTTTCCTACGGTCACCGTAACCCGCAAGGCATGGCAATGAACCCTAACAGTGGCGTGATTTGGGAACACGAACATGGTCCCCGCGGCGGCGATGAGATTAACATTATTGAGCCCGGCAACAATTATGGATGGCCGGTAATCAGTTATGGAATTAATTACAACGGTACTCCTTTCGCGGAAGACACCGTTATGGAAGGCATGGAACAACCCCTCATCTACTGGGATCCTTCTATAGCTCCTTCAGGCATGACCTTTATCACCAGTGATAAGTACCCGGGTTGGGAAGGTGATTTACTGGTCGGCTCTCTTAAATTTGCTTATATCCACTATCTGGATATTGAGGGAAATAAAATTGTAGGACAGCAAAAACTTGTAGAAGGAACTGGACGCATTCGTGCGGTAGAACAAGCCCCTGATGGTTACATCTACTTTACAGCTGAAGGTGACGGCGTTTATCGACTCGTACCTGCCGGTAACTAATTAGTCTCCTTATTTGAATTTGAAAGCCTGCTTCAACAGCAGGCTTTTTTTATGTCTATAATTCTCCTTTTCTAATGACTGAAAAATTTTTTGTAAGGATTTGATTTCTAACCGCTCTTACCGGTATGGGGCGTCGCAATTCATATCAATTTCCCTTTAGCCGATATCCGGCCGTTCGGATAGCATTACTGCTTATCGCTGGCATATTAGTGGGGCATTATTATCAGATCTCCCTCTTCGTTTCAGGAACTGTCTTCTTGGGTGTAGGAGCGATTTTCTTTTTTGCTGAATGGAAAAACATTCAAACAGTTAACCACTGGCTTACAAAGTTCAGCGCCCTTCTTTTCCTTGTGATAGTCTTCCTGTTTGGTCTTTTCAGAATGTCGCTACAATCCGGGCATTCAGCTTCTCAAACCGTCCGGCTTATTCAAGTTTCCGATTGGGAGTCAGTTACCGTTTCCGGCTCTGTTCAATCTATTTCTGTCACTTCCTCTGGAAAAGAAAGATGGGATGTTAAAGTGGATACCTCACGGTTTGGCGTAATTGTTTCAGATCAACCCTACAAGGTAAGAGTTCTTGCTGATGAAGCTGCCGGCAGAGCGACCTTGGGAGACAGAGTAAGTTTTAGCGGGACTATCATTCCCATCTCAGAAAAAAGAAATCCCAAACAGTTTGACTACAAGGACTATCTAGCATCTCAAAATATTTTCGCTCAAATCCAGATTGACAGCCTCATCTCCATCACCCCAAATAACAATATTGCGGAATGGATATGGTGGCGGGAGCAAGCTCTGGAGTTAGTTGACCAAAATTTTGACACCCAAACCGCCCCTATTGCCAAGGCATTACTCGTTGGCTACAAACTTGATCTGGATTCCGAGTCTAAAGCGGCTTTCGCCCGGGCGGGCTTATCACACATCATGGCGGTTTCCGGTCTTCACGTTGGCTTTATCGTGGCACCCTTCTGGATTATCATTCCCTACTTTTGGACTAAGAAACATGGGAGCATCATTGGCCTTGCTGTGCTCGTACTCATATTGATTTGCTATGCAGGTATTACCGGATTCTCCGCCTCCGTTTTAAGAGCCTCTGTCATGGCTTTCTTTCTGAGCTACGGCAAACTGTTTCATAAGGTAAATAACTCCATCAATCTGACCGCGGCAGCAGCAGTATGCCTTCTGATTTTTAACCCTTCTCAACTTTTTGATATCGGGTTTCAATTATCTTTTTCAGCCGTGCTTATTATCCTGCTCCTTCTGCCCGTTATTCAAAGCAAACTCCCTTACTGGATTCGGATTCGATGGTATGGCACTCCAATTATGGTAGTGATTGTTTCTCTGGTTGTGCAGTTTGGGCTCTATCCTCTTCAGGTTTATTATTTTGGGGAGATTTCACTAGTCAGCCCTATTGCTAATGCTCTTTTTGTGCCTCTCTTGGGTATTGTAGTTCCATTATCTTTGATTGCATTATTTATCACGTCGGTTTTTCCGGCTGTTGGCTTTATCATTAATTACCCCTCTTTCTTATTTCTGGGATGGATGAGTGATTTTGTAAACTTGGCCAGCACCTGGGATTGGGCCTGGACAACCGCCAGCCTGGAAAGCAGCCTTATTTTTGTGCTCTGGTTTTTCCTGATCCTTGGGATTTCTTCCTGGCAAATATCCGCATTACGGTGGAGGCTTTTGATTGGGTTCCTTGCCACCATTGTTTTGATGCTTTCTCTCAACTTCATTCAAAAATTAAAACCTGCTACCCTCACCCTTACTTTTTTTGATGTTGGCCAGGGTGATGCCGCGCTTCTCAAAACACCAAACGACAAGCACATTCTTATTGATGCCGGGGTTTGGTCGCCGGGCTATAACAGCGGTAGGTCCATCATCCTCCCTCACCTTCAATCAGCAGGAATTAAAAAGCTTGATGCAATTATTCTAAGTCACCCTCATGCTGACCACATTGGAGGGATACTCGACTTAATTGAAGAAATGCCGGTTGATGTCATTTACAATTCAGGCTATGAATATGACTCAAAACTCTACCACTCTTATTTAGAATTAGCTAAGAAAAGATCTATCCCCACTATACCTTTGGTTGCCGGGGACACACTCAATGTGGATCGATCCATTCTATTCCTCGTTCTTGGACCGGATGGTCGCACGTATAATTCAGATCCCAACGAACAT belongs to Balneola sp. and includes:
- a CDS encoding DNA internalization-related competence protein ComEC/Rec2, with product MGRRNSYQFPFSRYPAVRIALLLIAGILVGHYYQISLFVSGTVFLGVGAIFFFAEWKNIQTVNHWLTKFSALLFLVIVFLFGLFRMSLQSGHSASQTVRLIQVSDWESVTVSGSVQSISVTSSGKERWDVKVDTSRFGVIVSDQPYKVRVLADEAAGRATLGDRVSFSGTIIPISEKRNPKQFDYKDYLASQNIFAQIQIDSLISITPNNNIAEWIWWREQALELVDQNFDTQTAPIAKALLVGYKLDLDSESKAAFARAGLSHIMAVSGLHVGFIVAPFWIIIPYFWTKKHGSIIGLAVLVLILICYAGITGFSASVLRASVMAFFLSYGKLFHKVNNSINLTAAAAVCLLIFNPSQLFDIGFQLSFSAVLIILLLLPVIQSKLPYWIRIRWYGTPIMVVIVSLVVQFGLYPLQVYYFGEISLVSPIANALFVPLLGIVVPLSLIALFITSVFPAVGFIINYPSFLFLGWMSDFVNLASTWDWAWTTASLESSLIFVLWFFLILGISSWQISALRWRLLIGFLATIVLMLSLNFIQKLKPATLTLTFFDVGQGDAALLKTPNDKHILIDAGVWSPGYNSGRSIILPHLQSAGIKKLDAIILSHPHADHIGGILDLIEEMPVDVIYNSGYEYDSKLYHSYLELAKKRSIPTIPLVAGDTLNVDRSILFLVLGPDGRTYNSDPNEHSVVLNVIYGESEFLFTGDAGEDQEERLLHAYTDLLDTDILKVGHHGSRTSSSLPFLKTVTPDIAVVSLAERNRFRHPHKEALTRLQQSQAELLFTSLERAIILESDGKAIHRVRW